The window CCTCGCGCACCGGCAGACCGCGCCGCAAGAGCTGTCCGGCCTGGTCGACCAGCAGGATGGCGTTGTTGACGACGATGCCGCCGAGCATGATGCAGCCGATGTACGACTGCAGGTTCAGGGTCGTCCCGGTAAGGAAGAGAATGACCAGCACCCCGATGGCGGCCAGGGGGACCGAAGCCATGACCACCACCGGATCGCGGAAGGATTCGTACTGGCAGGCGAGCACCATGTAGACCAGCACCAGGGCGAGGATCAGCGAAACGACCAGTTCGCGGAAAGCCTTCTGCTGCTCCTCGAAGTTGCCGGCCACCCGCAGGTCATAACCGACCGGCCGGGGAATCCGGTCGAGAAGTCCCTGCACCTCGGAAGCGACAGATCCCAGGTCGCGCCCGGCGACGTTCGCCTCCACCCGCACCAGCCGCTGCTGGTCCTTGCGGTCGATGAGGATCGGCCCGCGGCCGCTTTCGGCCGTGACCAGGTTCCGCAGGACCACCCGCTGCCCCGAATCGGTGGTCAGGGTCAGGTCGAGGATCTCCTCGATGGAGCGCTTCTCGGCATCCTTGAGCTGGACGAAGATGCGGTAGGACTCCCCTTCGGCACGGAACTCCCCGACCTTGGTCCCGGCGACGGCGGTCTCCAGCACCCGGGTCACGTCGCGTACGCTGAGGCCGATATCGGCTATTTTCTGCCGGTCTACACGAATCTCCTGCTGCGGGATCCCCGCTTCGCGGGAAGTGTCGACATCGGTGACGCCGGACACCCGGGCAACACCCGCGGCCGCCTGTCGGGACAGGATGTCCAGGGTAGAAAGATCGAAGCCGCGCACCTCGATGGTCACCCCCTCGTCGCCGCCGAGGAGCCGCTCGAGGAGGAACTGACCCTGAGGGGCGCGGGTGCGGATTTCCATCCCCGGAACAGCTTCGGAAAGCTGCCGCCGCAAGTCGGCGGCGATCTCCTCGTTGGAGCGCTCCCGCCGGGCAGCCGGCAGCAGGGAGAGATTGATCTGCCCCTGGGCGGCATCCCCCGGACGCCACCCCGAGGCCCCGACGCTGACCACCGAGGAGACCGCCTCCGGCACCGCGTCGTGGACGATCTTCTCCATGATCCGGGACTGCCGGTCCACCAGTTCCAGGCGGGTGCCGATCTCCATCTTGCCGGTCACCCGCACCTCCCCCTCGTCGCTCGGCGGCAGGAACTCGGTTCCGATGAAGGGGAGCAGGAGCAGGCTTGCGCCGAGCAGCGCCACCGCCGTCAGGATCGTGGCTGCCCGGTGGTCCAGGGCTCTCTTCAGCAGGTCGCGGTAACCGTTGTCGAGACCGCGGAACAGGTTGTCGGCGTGTCCGGCGAGGTATTCCATCCACGGCGCCCGCTTACGCCCACCGGATGTCCCGGAACCGGTGAGCAGCCGCGAGGCGAGCATCGGCACCAGGCTGAGGGCGACGAGCAGGGAGCAGACCAGGGAGAAAACGATCACCAGCGCCAGCTCCTTGAAGAGGATGCCGGCGACACCCCGGACGAAGACCAGCGGCAGGAAGACGACCAGGGTGGTGATGGTGCTGGCGATGATCGCCGTGCCCACCTCGCCGGTCCCCTCCACCGAGGCGGTCTGCAGGTCGTCCCCCTCCTCGGTGCGGCGCCGGAAGATGTTCTCCAGCACCACCACCGAGCTGTCGACCATCATGCCGACGCCGAGGGCCAGACCGCCCAGGGTCATCAGATTGAGGGTGAAGCCGCCGAAGTAGATCAGGGCGAAGGTCGCGATCACCGAAATCGGTATGGCCAGGGAGATGACCACCGTGCTGCGGATATTGCGCAGGAAGAAGAGCAGGACGACGATGGAGAGGCCTCCCCCGTAGAGGATGGATCGGGAGACGTTGGCGATGGAGCGCTCGATGAAGTTCCCCTGATTGACCACGGGCACGACGCGAATCTGGGGGAAGGCCTCGTTGACGGCGTCGATTTCGGCGAGCACCCGGCGGGAGACCTCGACGGTATTGGCGGCGGCCTGTTTGCGGATGGCGACCCGCAGGCCGCGCTCGCCGTTGACGCGGACGATGCGGCTCAGCCTCTCGTAGGTGTCGCGGACCTCGGCAATCTGGCCGAGGGTTACCGCCGCCCCCTCGCGCTTGAAGACCACGGTTTCGCGGACCTGCTGGAGGCTGGTGAATTCGGCCGGCGCCCGCAGGGTCACCTCGTAGCGCCCCTGCTCGATGCGCCCCGCCGGCAGGTCGAGATTGGCGTCGCGGATCGCCTGCAGCACCCGGTCGAGGGGGAGATCGAGGGCCCTGATCCGGTCGGGATCGAGCGCGATCCGCACCTCGCGGTTGAAGCCGCCCCACAGATCGACCTGGGCGACCCCGGGCAGACGGGAGAAACGGTACCGGATCTGATCCTCAACCAGCTGGGTCAGCTCCACGGGGTCGAGGCTGCTGGAGATGCCGAGCAGGACCACGGGATAGCTGGCGATGTCGAACTTGCTGATCCGCGGCCGGACGATGTCGTCGGGCAGCTCGTTGATCTCGTCTTCGAGCTTCGCCTGGACGTCGAGAGCCGCGGTGTCGATGTCGGTCCCCCAGACGAAGCTGACGCGAACGCTGCTGTTCCCCTCCGAAGACTGGGAGGTCATGTCCTCGACACCGGGAACGGTGGCGACGATCTCCTCGATGATCTGGGTGATCAGCCGCTCCATCACCTCCGGGCTGGCGCCCTCGTACTCGGTGCGGATGGTGAGGGTCGGCAGTTCGATGTTCGGCAGCAGGTCGATCTGCAGACGGCTGAGGGAGACGCCGCCGAGGATCACCACGATCAGGGTGACCATGGTGGTGAAGATCGGCCGCCGGACGCTGAAGCCGGGCAGTTTCATCGTCGCTCGGCCTCCTTCCCGCCGGCCGAAGCCGGAGCCCCGGCCTCGGCGGGGATGATAATCGCGGAGCCGTCGTCGACCAGCTGCTGTCCCAGCGTCACCACTCTTCCGCGGAGTCCCTCCCCCTCGACCTGCGTCTTGTCGCCTTCGCGGATCCCTACCCGCACCGGCCGCCAGGCGACCGAACGTCCATCCTCCGCGACCAGGAAAATCCCGGTGACGTCATCGCGCCGGACCAGGGCCTTCTCCGGAACGATGATCGCTTCGGCCAGGCGCTCGAGCACGATCTCGGCGCGGATGAACATTCCCGGCTTGAGCCTCCGGCCCGGATTGTCGATGGTCAGCTCGACCCTCGCCTGCCTCGTCTCCTGCCGGAAAACGGGAGCGATGCGCTCGATCCGGCCGCGGAAGGTTTCGCCGGGATAGGCATCGGTGCTCAGCGCAACCTCCTGGCCAGGATGCAGGCGGGCATAATCGACTTCGGAGACGTAGATCACGCCGTTGATCGGCTGCAGTTCGACAATGAGCAGCAACTCGGTATTGGCGGAGACCGTCTGACCCTCGTCAACATAGCGATCGGCCACCACCCGCTCGTCGTCCCCGCCGGCCCAGTCGGCGGCAATGGTAGTGTAGCCGAGCCGGATGTTGGCCGCCTCCAGAGAGGCCCGGGCCCGGGCGATCCGGGCGCCGGCGGCCTCGAGCTGAACCTTTTTCGCCAGCTGGTCGGCCCTGGCCGCATCGTACTGGACCTCGGATGCCACCCCCCGCTCACGCAGCTTCTCGGCACGGGCCAGATCACGCTCGGCGATCTCCAGGGCGCTCGCCGCCTCGGCGCGATTCGCGCGGGCCACCTCGAGATCGGCCCGGGCCTGGGCGACCGCCTGCACGAACTCCTCGTTGTCGAGTTCGGCCACCACCTGCCCCCGCGTGACGGTATCGGCGATGTTGACCCTCAGGCGCTCGACCCGTCCGGCGACCTTCGGCGCGACGACGAACTGGGCCTGCGGCTCCAGCGCCCCGCTGAAGGTGCGACGCAGCACGATCGGCCCGTGTTCGACCGGCGCCACCTCCACCGGCGCCGCGCGGCCGCCCCCGCCTTTGTCTGCTCCAGGCGTCCTCTCCCGCACCTGGCCGACCAACAGCCAGGCCAGCAACGCCACCCCGGCGAGCCCAACGACTATACCCGTGTTTCGGCCGGCCGGACTCACCTCTGTTTACTCCGATCCATCATCACCAATCCTTGATCCGGGATTTCCTCTTTTATTTACGTAAAAAGGGGAACTGTCATCTTGCCTCAACTCCTTGAGAAAACCATATTTTACGTATCGTGGCAACTGATTTCGGTTTTCTCCGCCGGCGCAAAATCGTCAAAAAAATCAAGT is drawn from Desulfuromonas sp. TF and contains these coding sequences:
- a CDS encoding efflux RND transporter permease subunit, which codes for MKLPGFSVRRPIFTTMVTLIVVILGGVSLSRLQIDLLPNIELPTLTIRTEYEGASPEVMERLITQIIEEIVATVPGVEDMTSQSSEGNSSVRVSFVWGTDIDTAALDVQAKLEDEINELPDDIVRPRISKFDIASYPVVLLGISSSLDPVELTQLVEDQIRYRFSRLPGVAQVDLWGGFNREVRIALDPDRIRALDLPLDRVLQAIRDANLDLPAGRIEQGRYEVTLRAPAEFTSLQQVRETVVFKREGAAVTLGQIAEVRDTYERLSRIVRVNGERGLRVAIRKQAAANTVEVSRRVLAEIDAVNEAFPQIRVVPVVNQGNFIERSIANVSRSILYGGGLSIVVLLFFLRNIRSTVVISLAIPISVIATFALIYFGGFTLNLMTLGGLALGVGMMVDSSVVVLENIFRRRTEEGDDLQTASVEGTGEVGTAIIASTITTLVVFLPLVFVRGVAGILFKELALVIVFSLVCSLLVALSLVPMLASRLLTGSGTSGGRKRAPWMEYLAGHADNLFRGLDNGYRDLLKRALDHRAATILTAVALLGASLLLLPFIGTEFLPPSDEGEVRVTGKMEIGTRLELVDRQSRIMEKIVHDAVPEAVSSVVSVGASGWRPGDAAQGQINLSLLPAARRERSNEEIAADLRRQLSEAVPGMEIRTRAPQGQFLLERLLGGDEGVTIEVRGFDLSTLDILSRQAAAGVARVSGVTDVDTSREAGIPQQEIRVDRQKIADIGLSVRDVTRVLETAVAGTKVGEFRAEGESYRIFVQLKDAEKRSIEEILDLTLTTDSGQRVVLRNLVTAESGRGPILIDRKDQQRLVRVEANVAGRDLGSVASEVQGLLDRIPRPVGYDLRVAGNFEEQQKAFRELVVSLILALVLVYMVLACQYESFRDPVVVMASVPLAAIGVLVILFLTGTTLNLQSYIGCIMLGGIVVNNAILLVDQAGQLLRRGLPVREAVAEAGRRRLRPILMTTLTTILALLPLAFGIGEGADAQAPLARAVIGGLTGSTLITLVLIPVVYSLFHSSKEESAP
- a CDS encoding efflux RND transporter periplasmic adaptor subunit gives rise to the protein MSPAGRNTGIVVGLAGVALLAWLLVGQVRERTPGADKGGGGRAAPVEVAPVEHGPIVLRRTFSGALEPQAQFVVAPKVAGRVERLRVNIADTVTRGQVVAELDNEEFVQAVAQARADLEVARANRAEAASALEIAERDLARAEKLRERGVASEVQYDAARADQLAKKVQLEAAGARIARARASLEAANIRLGYTTIAADWAGGDDERVVADRYVDEGQTVSANTELLLIVELQPINGVIYVSEVDYARLHPGQEVALSTDAYPGETFRGRIERIAPVFRQETRQARVELTIDNPGRRLKPGMFIRAEIVLERLAEAIIVPEKALVRRDDVTGIFLVAEDGRSVAWRPVRVGIREGDKTQVEGEGLRGRVVTLGQQLVDDGSAIIIPAEAGAPASAGGKEAERR